Proteins found in one Leishmania major strain Friedlin complete genome, chromosome 35 genomic segment:
- a CDS encoding conserved hypothetical protein (previous protein_id=AAZ14621.1) — MTESDWRRLHSRVIPNRVSLPEFKSIVSDGTVHDHYLAKDLHKIMQELRDLLYEHGELREASVLPLNGKKQELSRAAATAVRLIDRSGDGIPALRRPSDISLGATGALGDRQGSTSPTLGSASDPRLSDGGKRSAADALSLQPPQATASTLSISPRRSSRVLPLTDHIQEEGQSIASAHSLNTAPQPTVLPPSSTRASSASSPPSTRAREEAAPRDGSTCPTHASASTASSGLSTRFRTSRTANARVSSTVAHNAATSYAVVGAPSTSASPVAPPSLLTVPLSTSSSNEIAQLNESAPPFFRILSVPRRFQLRFGSSMLRFEIPVQYVDGVNSRQLRIYMIPLRHPNTPARWPTAKEIVVYVNKQCVMTPWKRSWPDREREVAETYLPLDITYLLSRNTDAQHVQVDIHNKEYQTPAILAVAQLRPLEEVTEWMLSSRLGCRNAVQARQMLLSSSSSANALASTSSSLLLSNNAAIQRTYAAIMADDEDDDGLEVDDPVITTKCPISQLPLSVPVRGSRCTHLQCVDLNAFLVSSNKASYWNCALCDAEMRPCDVRVDTILWSYLCTFSSVDAYPLYLRLSARASPKEGETKYHWHPSTRTGEDADVVLDDSESDGENERTRDSPSVSGPAAASVSASSMEATAPCSEATSVSAPNGARLPAPPAVSHRGEAWAEGLGHSRKRGRDNDTPTEEPRGTADDPIEL, encoded by the coding sequence ATGACTGAAAGTGACTGGCGGCGGTTGCACAGCCGTGTCATTCCCAATCGTGTTTCACTGCCGGAATTCAAGAGCATCGTTTCGGACGGTACCGTGCACGATCACTATCTCGCCAAAGATCTTCACAAGATCATGCAGGAGCTTCGCGATCTCTTGTACGAGCACggcgagctgcgcgaggcctCCGTGCTTCCCTTGAACGGGAAGAAACAAGAGCTGtcacgcgcggcggcgacagcggtcCGGCTGATAGACCGTAGCGGCGACGGCATTCCAGCTCTGCGTCGGCCCTCCGATATCAGCTTGGGTGCAACAGGGGCACTGGGTGACCGCCAAGGCTCCACCTCCCCCACTCTCGGCAGCGCCAGTGACCCACGACTCTCTGATGGTGGAaagcgcagcgctgcggatgcgCTCTCACTCCAGCCGCCTCAAGCGACGGCTTCAACTCTGTCCATCAGCCCTCGGCGGTCTTCGCGGGTGCTGCCACTCACTGACCACATTCAAGAAGAGGGGCAGTCGATTGCGTCTGCTCACTCTCTCAACACGGCGCCACAGCCTACGGTTTTACCGCCTTCGTCAACAAGGGCCTCATCCGCCTCTTCGCCACCctcgacgcgcgcgcgagaggagGCTGCTCCTCGGGACGGCAGCACTTGTCCTACGCATGCAAGCGCCAGCACAGCATCATCAGGGTTGTCAACGCGCTTTCGAACGTCGCGGACGGCGAACGCGCGCGTCTCTTCGACCGTCGCCCACAACGCAGCAACTTCGTACGCCGTAGTCGGTGCGCCATCTACTTCAGCGTCCCCAGTagcaccgccgtctctgctCACTGTACCGCTTTCGACGTCCTCGTCGAACGAGATTGCGCAGCTGAACgagtcagcgccgccgttctTTCGAATCCTGAGCGTGCCGCGTCGATTTCAGCTCCGCTTTGGCTCGTCGATGCTGCGGTTCGAGATCCCGGTGCAGTACGTGGACGGCGTCAATAGCCGTCAGCTCCGCATCTACATGAttccgctgcggcaccccaACACGCCAGCGCGTTGGCCGACGGCAAAGGAGATTGTGGTGTACGTGAACAAGCAGTGTGTCATGACACCGTGGAAGCGCTCGTGGCCGGACCGTGAGCGGGAGGTGGCCGAGACATATCTGCCACTGGACATCACGTACCTGCTGAGCCGCAACACCGATGCTCAGCATGTGCAGGTGGACATTCACAACAAGGAGTACCAGACGCCGGCTATTCTGGCAGTGGCGCAGCTACGcccgctggaggaggtgacggagTGGATGCTGTCCTCACGACTGGGGTGCCGGAATGCGGTGCAGGCAAGGCAAATGCTGCTCAGCAGCTCGTCCAGCGCCAATGCGCTCGCGTCGACATCGTCAAGTCTGCTGCTGTCGAACAATGCGGCGATTCAGCGCACCTACGCGGCAATCAtggcagacgacgaggacgacgacggccTCGAGGTGGACGATCCCGTCATCACCACAAAGTGCCCCATTTCCCAGCTGCCTCTTTCCGTCCCGGTGCGCGGAAGCCGGTGCACCCATCTGCAGTGCGTCGATCTCAACGCGTTTCTTGTTAGCAGCAACAAAGCATCCTACTGGAACTGTGCTCTCTGCGATGCTGAAATGAGACCGTGCGACGTGCGGGTGGACACAATTCTGTGGAGCTACTTGTGCACCTTCTCGTCTGTGGACGCCTACCCGCTGTACCTGCGCTTGTCGGCACGCGCTTCGCCaaaagagggggagacgAAGTACCACTGGCACCCCTCAACCCGAACCGGGGAAGACGCAGACGTTGTTTTGGATGATAGCGAGAGCGACGGCGAGAACGAGCGAACAAGGGACTCGCCGTCGGTTTCGGGACCTGCAGCGGCTTCTGTAAGTGCAAGCTCCATGGAAGCCACTGCGCCGTGTAGTGAAGCGACTTCGGTGTCGGCCCCGAACGGGGCACGGCTCCCGGCACCCCCAGCCGTTTCTCACAGAGGCGAGGCTTGGGCAGAAGGTTTGGGGCATTCGCGGAAGCGTGGCCGTGACAACGACACCCCGACCGAGGAGCCGCGCGGGACCGCTGACGATCCAATCGAGCTCTGA
- a CDS encoding conserved hypothetical protein (previous protein_id=AAZ14622.1) — MPSVRTMYTREELLRIATLASAMDLGPEVLRKFDVIEVAEPVPTPKRRDAESNFKGSVFTDNFSTSTTITNLGPNGGGNSGGKGGHNSGMNGGGSSSNHPGSSSTPVYGSGGGRGGDNRRGGGGGGGNGGRDDSSNSNSVRQSGYDRFAPPEGRFNRGNRNQETFEEGIEYELRQSALQKKRVAETMEREDRKGENLRQALEKFKQEGNDAEAAEAEKETDEIERLLAGITIVDDAPKAVVRSRFFSAQGPTATSAEHPATTQPSPPPPQASTTLSFGAPASSIAPATTGTPQASVLPTPANSGTQGYARGPWSSMKSDSNLWSTAPSMASALKQSLQHSLPPADASPSVPIKPPQPASQQSQPSSCPASTSHQATSMGAAAANASANSTGAPSASGPASFGVPAPAPASPPAPPQSSVLGPANGHSSTNIATAMGAKTGVSSSAAQPQAPPHTPPQTPHHSQSQPSRPAPATAIKAAPRSSGSTGVPTGAWSAADLELLLKKGATMISSAPAPPPSTAASATAAPKTQPITAAELESMLMQRARQGRGVTGNGMSTVPPSPPQFQQPPPPRQAPLLFANPSKTPPMPANSNPTSAPLSSPQQLPASMKMAPNGAMLQPKQPHQQQQPLPPPPPPMPSQMPAHSQPQSQPQPQPQIQPQIQPQQHQTPWMAMPRPPQAPPAPQPNSNGSPMHNTPPLQPLAAKMPQPAPMMQNGLQMPMQMNAQGQYFVDPAQLQRVYMTGQPMMFRRPDGTVFMQAHPMPQPQPQQAPPQQQPPFNPFGTNAQFLFQQQQQQQRR; from the coding sequence ATGCCTTCTGTGCGCACCATGTACACCCGTGAGGAGCTACTGCGGATTGCAACGCTCGCCAGCGCGATGGACCTGGGTCcagaggtgctgcgcaagTTCGACGTCATCGAAGTCGCCGAACCAGTCCCCACCCCGAAGCGCCGCGATGCAGAGTCGAATTTTAAGGGCAGCGTGTTCACGGACAACTTCAGCACTAGCACCACGATCACTAACTTGGGTCCCAACGGTGgtggcaacagcggcggaAAGGGCGGCCATAACAGCGGCAtgaacggcggcggcagcagcagcaaccaccCTGGCAGCTCTAGCACTCCGGTCTACGGttccggcggcggccgtggcggtgacaaccgccgcggcggtggtggtggtggtggcaatGGTGGACGCGAtgacagcagcaacagtAACAGTGTGAGGCAGTCCGGGTACGACCGCTTTGCGCCACCCGAGGGACGATTTAACCGCGGAAATCGCAATCAGGAGACCTTTGAAGAGGGCATCGAGTATGAGTTGCGGCAGAGTGCACTGCAGAAGAAGCGCGTTGCCGAGACGATGGAGCGTGAGGATCGCAAGGGGGAGAACCTGAGGCAGGCCCTGGAGAAGTTCAAGCAGGAGGGCAACGACGCCGAGGCCGCAGAagcggagaaggagacggACGAGATTGAGCGATTGCTGGCGGGCATCACAATCGTCGATGACGCGCCAAAGGCCGTGGTTCGCTCTCGCTTTTTCTCGGCCCAGGGCCCAACGGCTACCAGCGCCGAGCATCCGGCGACCACGcagccatcgccgccgccgccacaagCATCGACGACGCTGTCTTTTGGAGCCCCCGCGAGCAGCATTGCGCCTGCAACGACGGGCACGCCACAGGCGAGCGTGCTCCCGACGCCCGCCAACAGTGGAACGCAGGGCTACGCGAGAGGGCCGTGGTCATCCATGAAGAGCGACTCGAACCTCTggagcaccgcgccgtccaTGGCAAGCGCGCTCAAGCAGTCTCTTCAGCACTCCTTGCCTCCGGCGGACGCGTCACCGTCAGTTCCAATCAAGCCTCCGCAGCCCGCGTCACAGCAGTCGCAGCCATCCAGTTGCCCTGCGAGCACTTCTCACCAGGCAACGAGCAtgggcgccgcggccgcgaaCGCCTCGGCCAACTCGACCGGCGCGCCGTCCGCCAGCGGGCCAGCCAGCTTTGGCGTTCCCGCGCCTGCACCAGCGAGTCCACCTGCTCCCCCGCAGAGCTCCGTACTCGGCCCTGCCAACGGACATAGCAGCACCAATATCGCCACTGCAATGGGCGCCAAGACTGGCGTGTCGAGCAGTGCTGCACAGCCGCAGGCGCCTCCTCACACGCCGCCCCAGACTCCGCATCATAGTCAGTCGCAGCCATCTCGCCCGGCCCCAGCGACCGCCATCaaggcagcgccgcgcagtAGCGGTTCTACCGGCGTTCCCACCGGCGCCTGGTCGGCGGCGGACCTGGAGCTTCTCCTGAAGAAAGGCGCCACCATGATCTCGAGCGCCCCGGCACCCCCACCAAGCACTGCCGCGTctgccacggcggcgccaaAGACGCAGCCGATCACGGCTGCGGAGCTTGAGAGCATGCTcatgcagcgtgcgcgccaGGGCAGAGGAGTGACCGGCAATGGGATGAGCACCGTacctccctcgcctcctcagTTTCAGCaaccacctccgccgcggcaggcgccgCTTCTTTTTGCGAACCCGTCGAAgacgccgccgatgccggcgAACAGCAACCCTACCAGCGCGCCACTCTCCTCGCCACAGCAGCTCCCGGCCAGCATGAAGATGGCGCCAAACGGAGCGATGCTGCAGCCTAAGCagccgcatcagcagcagcaaccgctgcctccgccgccgccgccgatgccgtcACAGATGCCCGCGCATTCTCAGCCGCAATCGCAGCCACAGCCACAGCCGCAGATACAGCCTCAGATtcaaccgcagcagcaccaaaCACCGTGGatggcgatgccgcggccgccgcaggcTCCGCCGGCACCACAGCCTAACAGTAATGGAAGTCCTATGCACAAcaccccgccgctgcagccgctggcTGCGAAGATGCCGCAACCTGCTCCCATGATGCAGAATGGGCTCCAGATGCCCATGCAGATGAACGCTCAAGGGCAGTACTTTGTAGAcccggcgcagctgcagcgagtGTACATGACTGGTCAGCCGATGATGTTCCGCCGCCCGGACGGAACTGTGTTTATGCAGGCACATCCCATGCCTCAACCACAGCCTCAGCAAGCaccgcctcagcagcagccaccgtTCAACCCGTTCGGTACAAATGCGCAGTTTCTcttccagcagcagcagcagcagcagcgccgctag
- a CDS encoding conserved hypothetical protein (previous protein_id=AAZ14623.1) produces MNATLQPLRAAAAATPSSVRFFVCGLAAETVSCVVWVPIDVAKERLQSQPPSLKGRYTSSLDALQRILVNEGARGLYKGYASTLSSFGPFSAVYFVFYEYFTNMLAGLYTAASAAPTQGDRNGGSGKERFSLATFAVALGAGAGGNTVASLLTNPLELVKTRIQVQRAVLHRRDGGASTPALFSYHYRGLREGLAALAKEKGIWALWKGVGSRIAYTAPNAALTMGFFEFLKTTLM; encoded by the coding sequence ATGAACGCCACACTGCAGCCACTgcgagccgccgctgccgccacgccgtccagcgTGCGCTTCTTCGTGTGCGGACTGGCAGCTGAGACGGTGAGCTGCGTTGTATGGGTGCCGATCGACGTGGCAAAGGAAAGGCTTCagtcgcagccgccatcgctgAAGGGCCGCTACACGAGCAGCCTTGATGCACTGCAGCGTATTTTAGTGAATGAAGGGGCCAGGGGACTCTACAAGGGATACGCCTCCACTCTCTCCAGCTTCGGCCCGTTTTCGGCCGTGTACTTCGTATTTTACGAGTACTTCACCAATATGCTGGCAGGGCTGTACACCGCGGCCTCAGCTGCGCCAACGCAGGGTGACCggaacggcggcagcggaaaaGAGCGTTTCTCTTTGGCCACGTTTGCGGTGGCGCTCGgagctggcgctggtggcaATACAGTGGCGTCCCTACTCACGAATCCGTTGGAGCTGGTGAAGACACGGATACAGGTGCAGCGGGCCGTGCTGCATCGAAGAGATGGGGGTGCCTCTACCCCGGCCCTGTTTTCATACCATTATCGGGGCCTGCGGGAGGGGCTCGCAGCACTAGCAAAGGAGAAAGGGATATGGGCGCTATGGAAGGGCGTGGGCAGTCGCATCGCCTACACCGCACCGAACGCGGCGTTGACCATGGGTTTCTTTGAGTTTTTGAAGACAACACTGATGTGA
- a CDS encoding putative protein kinase (previous protein_id=AAZ14624.1), with protein sequence MPDAQSASPGSVYSGGVPPMVWIQREQQRIPLQFSATGSPNLDGTRLREEGNEAFKAGRYHEAIRYYTQAIEVDPDSEFLYTNRSFAYFNIKEFEKSAADAAKAVEINANFFKGHYRLGLAQMSLNDFGHAMESLRKAWALAPSENKEAIRVAMAKCESKMARAPVTPLLMSPGDSSSVPYTETGVSSRSSWPTAPVRPTDAQPALGSTSVDFCELQAEIRHAATLRDQAAQYADTYRAQDAIVECSKRSDKIKSLMSIATSSELSALSKEADEKQSQLRRAVRDQDSNAYHKARCDRDATLSKLWDTAAQAGMAIAQLKKIAKEEQNFFSRFGPASNRALSNVPTEGTSDTLTAVAAPVVAESPPASAPVPPNEAPADAGAPGTSLSRASCISPGSSTPTAEAVAPHQPLTTQRAGEHHFTQSSTTAGAELDQLLRRRVEINEAVRKAQKCFAATDAAGQAFLHSLKAEAEAMKEVRSLLAEAVELDTQLETHARQVAQSTTKELSDVRLQALDQMSSIVERVKADKEAFVKTMREGDGLLEEEAKLEQQRLLHERQRIQLQAEIEWFKIRDEPENKIECLQVQVKRLHQRIAAIHEKQKAVQTRIMELVEQDHPELAWKSMANGSRILRLVKGSGLWQNLSFSDFQVLSTLSSTVNSKVYHALRRGEHVAVKEISIDDDAARRRFQREVNIVSTCNHPNIIRIKGVFFDGPFAYILLPYYHRGSLRALLSKQEPMSWVAVQDMLRQLASGVAYLHEHGIVHGDLKPSNVLIADDGRPVISDFGIAKDHGALGVADMTLTNTVTNTSNGYNSIVGTIQYMAPEQLLCETGSHTAKSTGMSDMWALGFTMLEVALENAFFHDASLGKPSLPLLLPEQKRIDVPAKAVGGDEKLAETIASVLVADPANRATAYDLLAHPYFSSTLSSMNSNQNSSALAKSDERIDAVRSYIYAVRRSHQQKVLVSVSRNHMVESVRDIFQRLDNDDLLSPIMVVFQGEAGIDEGALTTEMLNLFYEQLILVKKALVCAASEEAGAASPHPAGSLVSSSTAAASASAPNEPGIHSVLFSTVPYLPAPDADGIAPDLFVLLGKVLLKSIIENRQIPLQLSSSVLKFLSGAEPSFVDLEEYDPSIASTLKRLRLLSAADLEDAGLDFSYFTHEFLKAQADGRYTTDSPLTPESVSDYISLREKFDLVERRRTALEAMRKGFYCEPSLDHHLKLLSPSDLLLLLCGQLHVSAQVIVDALEFQGFGRNSNTPKYLKEVLLDMSQNNLRRFLQLCTATAAVPVSGAMKKIKVLRCADEGRLPVGHGCTNQLDLPDYNDKQIIKEKLEIALAHASDGFHVV encoded by the coding sequence ATGCCAGACGCGCAGTCTGCCTCACCCGGCAGCGTGtacagcggcggcgtgccgCCCATGGTGTGGATacagcgggagcagcagcgcatcccGCTTCAGTTCTCCGCAACCGGCAGCCCCAATCTAGACGggacgcggctgcgcgaggagggcAACGAGGCCTTCAAGGCAGGCCGGTACCACGAGGCGATTCGCTACTACACCCAGGCGATCGAGGTCGATCCGGACTCAGAGTTCCTCTACACCAACCGCTCCTTTGCCTACTTCAATATCAAAGAGTTCGAGAAGTccgccgctgacgcggcGAAGGCGGTAGAGATTAACGCGAACTTCTTCAAGGGGCACTACCGGCTGGGGCTGGCGCAGATGAGTTTAAACGACTTTGGTCATGCCATGGAGAGTCTGCGCAAGGCCTGGGCGCTCGCGCCCAGTGAGAACAAAGAGGCTATTCGGGTAGCCATGGCGAAATGCGAGTCCAAGATGGCGCGAGCGCcggtgacgccgctgctgatgagTCCTGGCGATTCTTCGTCCGTGCCCTACACCGAGACCGGGGTCAGCTCGCGCTCCTCGTGGCCGACGGCTCCGGTGCGTCCCACAGATGCGCAGCCTGCACTCGGCAGCACTAGCGTGGACTTCTGCGAGCTGCAGGCAGAGATACGGCACGCGGCGACCTTGCGGGACCAGGCGGCCCAGTATGCGGACACGTACAGAGCGCAGGACGCCATTGTAGAGTGCAGCAAGCGGTCCGACAAGATCAAGTCCCTCATGAGCATCGCCACCTCCAGCGAgctctctgccctctccaAGGAGGCGGACGAGAAACagtcgcagctgcgtcgtGCTGTGCGCGACCAGGATAGCAACGCTTATCACAAAGCGCGGTGTGACCGAGATGCTACACTCAGCAAGCTGTGGGACACGGCTGCACAGGCTGGGATGGCGATTGCGCAGCTCAAGAAAATTGCCAAGGAGGAGCAGAACTTTTTCAGCCGATTTGGTCCGGCTTCCAACCGCGCGCTGTCCAACGTCCCGACGGAAGGGACGAGCGACACATTAacggccgtggcggcgcctGTAGTAGCTGAGTCGCCGCCCGCctcggcaccggtgccgccaaACGAAGCTCCGGCCGATGCCGGCGCCCCAGGCACGTCCCTGTCTCGTGCTTCTTGTATTTCCCCAGGAAGCTCCACACCGACcgccgaggcggtggcgccgcaccagcCCTTGACAACGCAGAGGGCCGGCGAACATCATTTTACTCAgagctccaccaccgccggcgctgaGCTTgaccagctgctgcggcgccgtgtCGAGATCAACGAGGCGGTGCGAAAGGCACAGAAGtgcttcgccgccaccgacgccgccgggCAGGCGTTCTTGCACTCATTGAAGGCGGAAGCGGAGGCGATGAAGGAGGTGCGTTCTCTCCTTGCTGAGGCAGTGGAGCTCGATACCCAGCTGGAGACCCACGCGCGTCAGGTGGCGCAGTCCACAACGAAGGAGCTTTCCGATGTGCGGTTGCAGGCGCTGGACCAGATGAGCAGCATTGTCGAGCGCGTCAAAGCAGACAAGGAGGCCTTCGTCAAGACAATGCGCGAGGGCGACGGTCtgttggaggaggaggcgaagctcGAGCAACAGCGCCTCTTGCACGAGCGCCAGCGCATTCAGCTGCAGGCCGAAATTGAATGGTTCAAGATTCGGGATGAGCCAGAGAATAAGATCGAATGCTTGCAGGTGCAGGTGAAGCGACTGCACCAGCGTATCGCTGCTATTCACGAGAAGCAGAAGGCTGTGCAGACGCGCATCATGGAGCTGGTAGAGCAGGATCACCCGGAGCTGGCGTGGAAGTCGATGGCGAACGGTTCACGAATCTTGCGGCTGGTAAAAGGCAGCGGACTCTGGCAGAATCTTTCCTTCTCCGACTTCCAGGTTTTGTCGACGCTGTCGTCTACTGTGAACAGCAAGGTATACCACGCGTTACGCCGCGGCGAGCACGTCGCCGTGAAGGAGATCTCCATCGACGacgatgcggcgcgccgacgcTTCCAGCGAGAGGTAAATATCGTCTCCACTTGCAACCACCCCAACATCATCCGTATCAAAGGCGTCTTCTTCGACGGACCCTTTGCCTATATCCTCTTACCCTACTACCACCGTGGCAGCCTGCGGGCGTTGCTGTCGAAGCAGGAGCCCATGtcgtgggtggcggtgcaggacATGCTCCGTCAACtcgccagcggcgtcgcctACCTGCACGAGCACGGCATTGTCCACGGTGACCTGAAGCCGTCCAACGTGCTCATTGCGGATGACGGGCGGCCTGTCATCTCCGACTTTGGCATTGCCAAAGACCACGGCGCCCTCGGCGTTGCTGACATGACGCTGACAAACACCGTGACGAACACCAGCAACGGTTACAACAGCATCGTGGGCACGATACAGTATATGGCAcccgagcagctgctgtgcgagACGGGCTCGCACACGGCGAAGTCCACGGGCATGTCAGACATGTGGGCGCTCGGGTTCACGAtgctggaggtggcgctAGAAAACGCGTTTTTTCATGATGCCTCACTGGGGAAGCCGAgtttgccgctgctgctaccaGAGCAGAAGCGGATCGATGTGCCGGCCAAGGCCGTCGGCGGTGACGAGAAGCTAGCCGAGACAATTGCGTCGGTGCTCGTGGCCGACCCGGCAAACCGGGCGACCGCCTACGACCTGCTAGCGCACCCGTACTTCAGCTCAACGCTCAGCTCCATGAACAGCAACCAAAACAGCAGTGCGCTGGCCAAGAGCGACGAGCGCATCGACGCCGTTCGCTCGTACATCTACGCTGTTCGTCGAAGCCATCAACAGAAGGTGCTGGTGTCGGTCTCGCGCAACCACATGGTGGAGTCCGTGCGCGACATCTTCCAGCGCCTCGACAACGATGACCTGCTCTCTCCCATCATGGTTGTCTTCCAGGGCGAGGCCGGCATCGACGAGGGCGCTCTGACGACGGAGATGCTGAACCTCTTTTACGAACAGCTGATCCTAGTGAAGAAGGCTCTCGTGTGTGCAGCCTCTGAGGAGGCGGGCGCCGCATCTCCGCATCCCGCAGGCTCCCTTGTATCATCCAGCACGGCAGCTGCTTCGGCGAGCGCGCCAAACGAGCCAGGCATTCACTCTGTCCTCTTCTCCACCGTTCCGTACCTCCCCGCGCCGGATGCGGACGGCATTGCGCCGGACCTGTTCGTGCTGCTCGGCAAGGTGCTCCTCAAGAGCATCATCGAAAACCGCCAGATCCCACTACAGCTGAGCTCTTCTGTGCTCAAGTTCCTCTCCGGCGCCGAGCCTTCGTTCGTGGACTTGGAGGAGTATGACCCGAGCATTGCAAGCACGCTGAAGCGACTGCGTCTCTTGTCCGCTGCCGACCTCGAGGACGCCGGGCTCGACTTTTCCTACTTCACCCACGAGTTCTTGAAGGCGCAGGCGGACGGCCGGTACACAACGGACTCGCCCCTCACACCCGAGAGTGTGAGCGACTACATCAGCCTTCGTGAGAAGTTCGACCTGGTGGAGCGTCGGCGCACGGCGTTGGAGGCGATGCGGAAAGGATTCTACTGCGAACCGTCTCTCGACCACCACCTCAagctcctctctccctcggACTTGCTGCTACTTCTGTGCGGCCAGCTGCACGTCTCAGCGCAGGTCATAGTTGACGCGTTGGAGTTCCAAGGCTTCGGCCGCAACTCCAACACGCCCAAGTACCTGAAGGAGGTTTTGCTGGACATGTCGCAGAACAATCTACGACGCTTCCTACAGCTgtgcacggcgacggcggccgtgccGGTGAGCGGGGCCATGAAGAAGATCAaagtgctgcgctgcgctgacGAGGGGCGACTGCCAGTCGGCCACGGCTGCACAAATCAGCTGGACCTCCCTGATTACAACGACAAGCAGATTATCAAGGAGAAGCTGGAGATTGCCTTGGCGCATGCCAGTGACGGCTTTCACGTTGTCTAA
- a CDS encoding protein kinase A catalytic subunit isoform 1 (previous protein_id=AAZ14625.1), giving the protein MSSAAKDSYPAESSGHLNNEKAQLSKIPSSHPDPSKVTVAPNVKAAYYFAKPDTSSWKLSDFELKNTLGTGSFGRVRIAHRKGTEEYYAIKCLRKREIIKMKQQQHVAQEKGILMELCHPFIVNMMCSFQDEKKVYFLLEFVMGGEMFTHLRTAGRFPNDVAKFYHAELVLAFEYLHSLDVIYRDLKPENLLLDNKGHVKMTDFGFAKKVPDRTFTLCGTPEYLAPEVIQSKGHGKAVDWWTMGVLLYEFIAGYPPFYDDTPFRIYEKILAGRLKFPNWFDGRARDLVKGLLQTDHTKRLGTLKGGPADVKNHPYFHGANWDKLYARYYPAPIPVRVKSPGDTSNFEKYPDSPVDRTPALTSAQQAEFNGF; this is encoded by the coding sequence ATGTCGTCTGCTGCCAAGGACAGTTATCCGGCGGAGTCGTCGGGCCACCTCAACAACGAGAAGGCGCAGCTGTCGAAGATTCCCTCCAGTCATCCAGACCCCTCGAAGGTGACTGTCGCGCCAAACGTCAAGGCCGCTTATTACTTCGCAAAGCCAGACACCTCCAGCTGGAAACTCTCAGATTTCGAACTGAAGAACACGCTCGGCACCGGTTCCTTCGGCCGCGTGCGCATCGCCCACCGCAAGGGCACGGAGGAGTACTACGCGATCAAGTGCCTGAGAAAGCGCGAGATCATCAAgatgaagcagcagcagcacgttgCGCAGGAAAAGGGGATCCTAATGGAGCTGTGTCACCCGTTCATCGTGAACATGATGTGCTCCTTCCAGGACGAGAAGAAGGTGTACTTTCTGCTGGAGTTTGTCATGGGCGGCGAGATGTTCACGCACCTGCGCACTGCCGGGCGGTTCCCGAATGACGTTGCGAAGTTCTACCACGCGGAGCTGGTGCTTGCGTTCGAGTATCTGCACTCGCTGGACGTGATCTACCGCGATCTGAAGCCGGAGAATCTGCTGCTGGACAACAAGGGGCATGTGAAGATGACGGACTTTGGGTTTGCGAAGAAGGTGCCGGACCGGACGTTCACGCTGTGCGGGACACCGGAGTACCTTGCGCCGGAGGTGATCCAGAGCAAGGGCCACGGGAAGGCGGTGGACTGGTGGACGATGGGCGTGCTGCTGTACGAATTCATTGCCGGATACCCGCCGTTCTACGACGACACGCCGTTCCGGATTTACGAGAAGATCCTTGCTGGGCGGCTGAAGTTCCCGAACTGGTTTGAcggccgcgcgcgcgacCTCGTGAAGgggctgctgcagacggACCATACGAAGCGCCTGGGGACGCTGAAAGGCGGGCCGGCGGACGTGAAGAACCATCCGTACTTCCACGGTGCGAACTGGGACAAGCTGTACGCACGTTACTACCCCGCGCCGATCCCTGTGCGGGTGAAGAGCCCTGGCGACACGAGCAACTTCGAGAAGTACCCGGACAGCCCGGTCGACCGCACGCCTGCGCTGAcatcggcgcagcaggccgAATTCAATGGCTTTtag